One part of the Onychomys torridus chromosome 13, mOncTor1.1, whole genome shotgun sequence genome encodes these proteins:
- the Mc5r gene encoding melanocortin receptor 5, with the protein MNSSFQLSFLDLTPNATEDNNLGPNAKNMSSACADMGIAVEVFLTLGLVSLLENILVIGAIVKNKNLHSPMYFFVGSLAVADMLVSMSNAWETITIYLINNKHLVIADTFVRHIDNVFDSMICISVVASMCSLLAIAVDRYVTIFYALRYHHIMTARRSGVIIACIWTFCISCGIVFIIYYESKSVIICLISMFFTMLFFMVSLYIHMFLLARNHVKRIAASPRYSSVRQRTSMKGAITLTMLLGVFIVCWSPFFLHLILMISCPQNIYCSCFMSYFNMYLILIMCNSVIDPLIYAFRSQEMRRTFKEIICCHGFRLISRLFGRC; encoded by the coding sequence ATGAACTCCTCGTTTCAACTGAGTTTCTTGGATCTTACTCCGAATGCCACAGAGGACAACAATTTGGGACCAAATGCCAAGAACATGTCTTCAGCCTGTGCAGACATGGGCATCGCTGTGGAGGTGTTCCTAACTCTGGGTCTTGTCAGCCTCTTAGAGAACATCCTGGTCATTGGGGCcatagtgaaaaacaaaaatctgcacTCACCCATGTACTTCTTTGTGGGTAGTTTAGCAGTCGCTGACATGCTGGTGAGCATGTCCAATGCCTGGGAGACCATCACCATATACTTGATAAATAATAAACATCTGGTGATAGCAGACACCTTTGTGCGTCACATCGACAATGTGTTTGACTCCATGATCTGCATTTCTGTTGTGGCCTCCATGTGTAGTTTGCTGGCCATTGCAGTGGACAGGTACGTCACCATCTTCTACGCCTTGCGCTACCACCACATCATGACAGCGAGGCGCTCGGGGGTGATTATTGCATGCATATGGACTTTTTGCATAAGCTGTGGCATTGTTTTCATCATTTACTATGAATCCAAGTCTGTCATAATTTGCCTCATCTCCATGTTCTTCACCATGCTGTTCTTCATGGTGTCTCTCTATATACACATGTTCCTTCTGGCACGGAACCACGTCAAGCGCATAGCAGCTTCCCCCAGATACAGTTCTGTGAGGCAAAGGACCAGCATGAAGGGTGCCATTACCCTCACCATGCTACTGGGGGTTTTCATTGTGTGCtggtctcccttcttccttcaccTCATCCTAATGATTTCATGCCCCCAGAATATCTATTGTTCTTGCTTTATGTCTTACTTCAACATGTACCTTATCCTCATCATGTGCAATTCTGTGATTGATCCTCTGATATATGCCTTCCGCAGCCAAGAGATGCGGAGGACCTTTAAAGAGATCATTTGTTGTCATGGCTTCAGACTAATTAGTAGGCTCTTTGGCAGGTGTTAA